In Shewanella glacialimarina, the genomic stretch CACGCTAAATCAACCGGCTTACCTGCAGTGGCTTGCACTGGGTCAATATCAAATACAGACTCGCAATAATGCAATGTGTCTGGGTGGTTGACGGCATGCATGGCAATAGCATCTGGGTCATGATTGATTGCAATGTCAACACTGCGACCAATTGCCCATGCAATGCCTGTACTCGCTCCACCACCTCCAGCGAAGTTATCAACGATTAATCCACTCATGCTGCATACCCTTGTAGTCGTAGTTTTGAATCGGCGGTGCTGGCAAATAGCTCTGCATCGGCTTGGGTGAAATCACTAACTTCAATCACGTTGAACGTTTTACACATTCCCCAGCCGTTGTAGTTGTTTGGTTTGTATGTCACTTCAATCTGCTGATGGTCATGCATAAGAGTAAAAAACGGTGCTGATAGCGTCACCACGCCTTGTTTAGTGCTGAATGTTTTGGTTACTTTATTCATGCAGCACCGCCTAATAACACTGTTAAGTCCATTTTTGGGTAACCGTTAACTTGGTAGCCCGTGATAGGGTGACCAGGTAGTCTGATTTGGTGATACTTGTAAGAATGAATAATCGTGCGACCAATTCCTTTAGCTAAGTTTGTTAGCCCATTCCCAAGCGCTTGCCAATAAAGGCAATCAAGTGCGCCAAGTTTTATGGCGATTCCAATTTTGTCATCACTATGCATTTTTATTGGCAATCCCACTTTTTGGGCGCGGTAGTGACCTAAAAGATGATTAAAAGCTGCTTTCGATTTCATTTGTGCCACCTTGCTTGGTTTGAACTGATAGCCAAATTTTACCCAATCATGCTCTTTGAGCATTTCTGCGTTGCGCGCCACTTCTTCAAGGGTATTTATGGCTCGTGATAAGTTACTTTTCTTCACGTCGTTTTTGATTGCTGCAACAGTATCTTGATGGCCCACGACAAAATGGTCTGTTAATGCCGAAATAATGGCGGGTGATTCAATTTTGGTGAATCGAAGCAGCAGCTGCAGGCGTTCGGCACTTTCGCCGCCTTGGATTAGGTATTTCATACAAAATCCTCTACGTTAATACCCAGTTCATCAGCTAGCTTGATATCTTCGGCCTTGCGGCGTGCAGTTGTGTTTATTTTGCCTTGTGCACTAATGGCTTTGTTGATTGCT encodes the following:
- a CDS encoding adhesin biosynthesis transcription regulatory family protein, which encodes MKYLIQGGESAERLQLLLRFTKIESPAIISALTDHFVVGHQDTVAAIKNDVKKSNLSRAINTLEEVARNAEMLKEHDWVKFGYQFKPSKVAQMKSKAAFNHLLGHYRAQKVGLPIKMHSDDKIGIAIKLGALDCLYWQALGNGLTNLAKGIGRTIIHSYKYHQIRLPGHPITGYQVNGYPKMDLTVLLGGAA